The DNA sequence GCCCTGGTTGGTGGCGTCATTGGGGATGGCGACCTGCTCGCCCTCAATGCCGTCGAGGGAGTCCTGGTCCTTCCAGAACAGTGCCAGTGGAACGATCTCGGTGGAACCAACCGGGGTGAGATCCTCGCCTGCGCCGACGTTGTACTCAGCCAGGTACTTCAGGTGCTGGAAGAGGTTAACGTCCAGCTGATCCTGGGAGAGTGCCTCATTGACCGGTGGGTAATCAGAGAAGGAGACGATATCCAGGGTGATGCCCTCTTCAGCAGCCTTATCCTCAAAAACGGTCCAGGCTTCCTTGGTTGCATCGGTGGTGCCGATGCGGATGGTGACGTCGTTGCCACCGTCGGTGGTGGCGCTGGTGCCATCGGAGTCAGAGCCGCAGGCAACCAGGGTGGTTGCGGCGAACAGGCCCGCGAGGGCGGTGGTGGTGATACGACGAAGCTTCATGTATTCGGCATCCCTTTTATCTCAGGTGGGTGGGCGATAGTGACAGTGTTTAGGAGATTAGCATTCTAGACCAGGTTCTGTACAGCTCGGTCTAGTTTGGGGTGTGGGCGGGTTGGGTGGATGGTCATGCTCAGTGGCCAAAAGTGATTGGAAAGTTTGTTCTAATGAGGTAGTTTTGGGATATGGAATGGGAGACCGGGGCGGGGAGTCTTAATGGAAGGCCCTTGTCCTGGTCTGCGGTGGAGAAGATCCTCTCCGGGAAGGTTGTGGACACCCCACGTCCGGTACAGCACCAGCCGGAGACTGAGGGGAAGCCGGTGCGTGCAGGCGAGCCGGCGCGTGCGGGGGATGTGGCTGGCGCACCGGCTCGCGCACCAGCTGGTGCGTCTGTTGGCGCGGGGCTGTCGGCGCCCACCCCTTTCGCCGAGCTTCACGCTGCGAGTAGTTACAGCTTTCTGCGGGGCGCATCTGATCCTGAGGCGATGGTTGCCCGCGCCCATGAACTGGGAGTATCGGCCCTTGCGCTGCTGGACCGGGATGGTTTCTACGGTGCTGTCCGCTTCTCTGAGGCTGCGGCAACCGCTGGTCTGTCCACCGTATTCGGCGCTGAACTTTCCCTCGGTGAAGGGGTTCTCACGGTGTTGTGCAGGGGGTTGGAAGGATACCGGCGCCTCAGTCATCTCATCGCCTCCGCTAAAATGGTCACCGGGGCAAAGGGGGAGGTCCATTATCCGCCTCTGCCACTCATTGCCCAGCAGGCGGGTGGCCATTGGGTGGTGGTGGCTGATATCTCCTGGCGCAAACAGATCGATCAACTGATCGATTACTTCGGGGAGGGAAATGTGGTGCTGGAATTCACCTCCCGGATGCTGCCCGAAGACGCCGATGATCATGACATTTTGAGAAGTATCCAATTGAGAACAGGCCTGCGCGGCATTATCAGCACGACACCCACAGCAGCCACCCGGGATCAGGCACGGCTCGCAGGTGCCAAGCACGCCCTGGCACTGCGCAACTCCCTCTCCGAGGCTGCAAGTGAACTCCACCCCATGGGTGGAACGTGGCTGCGCAGCGGTGAGGCACTACTGCGCGCCCACCCGTCCTGTGCGGATCTGCTGTCCACCACCGTGGACGTGGCCCGGGAGTGTGCCTTCCCTCTTAACCTGGTGGCACCTGATCTGCCCCGGTGGGATACTCCAGATGGTCACACTGAGATGACCTGGCTGACCGAGTCGGTCCAGTCCCGCTTTGACCGCCGTTATCGTTCACGCTCCCCGCAGATCCGGGAACAGGCGCAGAAACAGATCGAGCATGAGCTCGATGTGATCCAAAAGCTGGGGTTTCCGGGCTATTTTCTCATCGTGGATGACCTGGTGCAGTTTTGCCACACCGCTGACATCCTCTGCCAGGGCCGGGGCTCGGCTGCCAACTCTGTGGTGTGTTTTGTCCTCGGCATCACCAATGCGGAACCCATCTCTGCGGGCCTGCTCTTTGAACGGTTTCTTTCACCTGACCGCGATGGCCCACCCGATATTGATATTGACATTGAATCCGGTCGCCGCGAGGAGGTGATCCAGTATGTCTACACCAAATACGGTCGCGATAATGCCGCGCAGGTGGCCAATGTGATCACCTACCGCACCAAGGGGGCAATGCGGGATGCCGCCCGCGCCCTCGGTTACCCGCAGGGTGCCGCCGACGCCTGGGCCAAGGGCACATCCGAGCCCCCGGACGATGTGGTTGAGCTGGCCGGGCAACTCACAGGCCATCCCCGGCACCTGGGCATCCACTCCGGTGGCATGGTCATCTGTGATCGACCCATCGCCGATGTGGTGCCCACCGAATGGGCCCGTATGCAGGGCCGTTCCGTGGTGCAGTGGGACAAGGATGATTGCGCGGCGGCTGGCCTCGTGAAATTCGACCTGCTTGGCCTGGGCATGCTGGAGGCACTGCATCACATGATGGATCTGGTGAAAGAACACCGCGGCACCACCATCAACCTCTGGGAGCTGGATCTCACTGAACCTGAGGTCTATGACATGCTCTGCCGCGCCGATGCCGTGGGGGTGTTCCAGGTGGAATCCCGCGCCCAGATGTCCACCCTGCCACGCCTGAAACCCCGCACCTTCTTTGACCTGGTGGTGGAGGTGGCACTCATCCGCCCCGGCCCCATCCAGGGCGGCTCCGTGCACCCCTACCTGCGCCGACGCAATGGTGAGGAGGCGATCACCTATGATCATCCGGTGCTGGAGAAATCCCTCGGAAAAACACTGGGCATTCCGCTGTTCCAGGAACAGCTCATGCAGGTTGCCGTGGATGCCGCCGGGTTCACCGGCGGGGAGGCCGATGCTTTACGACGCGCCATGGGCTCCAAACGTTCCCCCGCCCGCATGGCGGCCTTAAAGGCGCGTTTCCACCAGGGGTTGAAAAACACCCAGGGCATCACCGGGGATACCGCCGATAAGCTGTGGAATAAGATCGTGGCCTTCGCCGCCTATGGCTTCCCGGAATCCCACTCCCAGTCCTTTGCCTCCCTGGTGTATTTCTCCGCGTGGTTCAAGTACCACTATCCGGCGGAGTTCTGTGTAGGTCTGCTGCGAGCACAGCCGATGGGGTTCTACTCCCCGCAGTCATTGATCGCCGATGCCCGGCGCCACGGCGTGGAGATCCTCCCCATCACCGTCAATGACTCCGGCGTGGAGGCTGATGCACCGGATGGGAAGATCCGTCTCGGGCTCAACCTGATCAAAGGGCTGGGCGATGACGCCGCCACCCGCATTGAGCAGCATGCCCCGTATACCTCGATCCAGGATCTCTCGCGCCGGGCTGATCTCAGCGTTGCCCACGTGGAGACCCTGGCCCGTGCCGGTGCCCTGGACTGTCTGGGGATCAACCGACGCGAGGCACTCTGGCAGGCCGGCATTGCCGCCACCGAACGCCCCGGCATGCTGCCTGGTCTCTCGGCCATCGACGCCCCGGCACTGCCCGGCATGAATGCCTTCGACCTGATGGTCACCAGCATCGCAGCCACTGGTGTCACCCATGATCAACAACCCATGGCGATGTTGCGCACCCATCTGGATTCACGTGGCATCACCCCGGCAGATCAGCTGCTCCACGGGGTTTCCGATGGCACCCGGGTCCGGATCGCCGGGGTGGTCACCCACCGTCA is a window from the Corynebacterium faecale genome containing:
- a CDS encoding error-prone DNA polymerase; translated protein: MEWETGAGSLNGRPLSWSAVEKILSGKVVDTPRPVQHQPETEGKPVRAGEPARAGDVAGAPARAPAGASVGAGLSAPTPFAELHAASSYSFLRGASDPEAMVARAHELGVSALALLDRDGFYGAVRFSEAAATAGLSTVFGAELSLGEGVLTVLCRGLEGYRRLSHLIASAKMVTGAKGEVHYPPLPLIAQQAGGHWVVVADISWRKQIDQLIDYFGEGNVVLEFTSRMLPEDADDHDILRSIQLRTGLRGIISTTPTAATRDQARLAGAKHALALRNSLSEAASELHPMGGTWLRSGEALLRAHPSCADLLSTTVDVARECAFPLNLVAPDLPRWDTPDGHTEMTWLTESVQSRFDRRYRSRSPQIREQAQKQIEHELDVIQKLGFPGYFLIVDDLVQFCHTADILCQGRGSAANSVVCFVLGITNAEPISAGLLFERFLSPDRDGPPDIDIDIESGRREEVIQYVYTKYGRDNAAQVANVITYRTKGAMRDAARALGYPQGAADAWAKGTSEPPDDVVELAGQLTGHPRHLGIHSGGMVICDRPIADVVPTEWARMQGRSVVQWDKDDCAAAGLVKFDLLGLGMLEALHHMMDLVKEHRGTTINLWELDLTEPEVYDMLCRADAVGVFQVESRAQMSTLPRLKPRTFFDLVVEVALIRPGPIQGGSVHPYLRRRNGEEAITYDHPVLEKSLGKTLGIPLFQEQLMQVAVDAAGFTGGEADALRRAMGSKRSPARMAALKARFHQGLKNTQGITGDTADKLWNKIVAFAAYGFPESHSQSFASLVYFSAWFKYHYPAEFCVGLLRAQPMGFYSPQSLIADARRHGVEILPITVNDSGVEADAPDGKIRLGLNLIKGLGDDAATRIEQHAPYTSIQDLSRRADLSVAHVETLARAGALDCLGINRREALWQAGIAATERPGMLPGLSAIDAPALPGMNAFDLMVTSIAATGVTHDQQPMAMLRTHLDSRGITPADQLLHGVSDGTRVRIAGVVTHRQRPQTASGVTFLGLEDETGLMNVMISPGLWNRQRVLARTARTLIIRGIVQNANGAVNVVADRLEPLPVGEWLSRGARDFK
- a CDS encoding MetQ/NlpA family ABC transporter substrate-binding protein, giving the protein MKLRRITTTALAGLFAATTLVACGSDSDGTSATTDGGNDVTIRIGTTDATKEAWTVFEDKAAEEGITLDIVSFSDYPPVNEALSQDQLDVNLFQHLKYLAEYNVGAGEDLTPVGSTEIVPLALFWKDQDSLDGIEGEQVAIPNDATNQGRAINVLVQAGLVTLREPGLITPAPADIDEEASQVSVLPIDAAQTPSAYQEGTPAIINNSFLERSGIDPNLAVFEDDPNSEEAEPYINIFATKAENKDDENIARLVELWHDADVQAAVDRDSKGTSVAVDRPADELQEILDRLQAASE